One Ranitomeya imitator isolate aRanImi1 chromosome 1, aRanImi1.pri, whole genome shotgun sequence DNA window includes the following coding sequences:
- the ANKRD35 gene encoding ankyrin repeat domain-containing protein 35 isoform X4, protein MAAMRKWQTLFGKQTYSPSAVDKWNRHDQKVLEAVEKGDAKKVSSILSKKQISATKTGPNGQSAFHLAASRGLVDCVSVILSHKVEINAKTDDGCTALHLAASNCHPECVKLLLQRGAHEDSIDFHSRTPLHCAATSGCVSSVLLFCDAEDTVLDAADDDGRTPLMIAAQRNHPTVCSLLLDRGARVDLCDRDRKTALLLACEKGNIQAAETLITRGADPTLHDSKGCDALHYTSLFRDEALRKLVQTALDRRKNNELHRNHDSPAGSKAVGQAPSREQELGNMWKKRYEEEQKRGVWLQGELMMKTQELERISEEHSVECSRIRDLTDTLDILLEGDSEKFKPKTEDYHISDTYALLTQLLEQVKSFKDQQLKERNRQEETIENLHAKSTKTGLMEKLHQEEMRRLQSEAAAAREKEEGARRRVTELEGHLENMREVLSQFEKRKRIQSTVVEDLQEQISEATREKEELLVLLQKLQEQEENVDNIYPKRLENEQALPDHNVLSYLIKKMKSNCIYIDIKQSNGTSQGCSGYVPKDVLKKNVDDWKSLVTGLENYMMAVERLQQDVVAIRTESLDPVLINGATGQQSSEQRLSRNTNEHYRQVENNIACLHANDLHQSKNSINQLESGSAQANDLAKSTDSLKQKITELEAQLSSLKVTHGNLLTHMNHVVQEKQNLEEGLLALQESMQSEYTMRQETEKRCKDYKHQILVLSEELLTEQDKLKKLNTRLEAQQNEMIVLRDSFPPEIIRDENRRSVEMFSSDILEELYWNVGTLVRKYNDSMQEAAALQKENLKLLDDQVQTISMTEHKNILNEIKNQLHAKIMETEDVKQKLFQTTGSVVELKEQLAAQTSNSIPKEEFENRLVDLERIVTAMKDENEACKVALEGKCEEVIVLKQQLEQESEEGQTLRHKETSMVQEVEHIRTGLEIQIQALQAEVQGLSEKYIQVSIEAEGCQGVLSSEKEKGVLLEGKIHELNKEVNELRIKSQKYEEENGHLNEKYEHICKDTKEKQAKIVASMKEVESLTKEIVLQHKRCEELTSKLEDTNKRHQEIISIYRSHLLNAAQGHMDEDVHFTLHWILKMQNEMVY, encoded by the exons GTGGATAAGTGGAACCGACATGACCAGAAGGTTTTAGAAGCGGTGGAAAAGGGAGATGCCAAGAAAGTGTCCTCCATCTTGTCCAAGAAACAGATTAGTGCCACCAAAACCGGGCCGAACGGACAGTCAGC GTTCCATCTTGCTGCCTCCAGGGGACTCGTAGACTGCGTCAGTGTCATCTTATCCCATAAGGTTGAGATCAACGCCAAGACCGACGATG GTTGTACCGCTCTCCACCTGGCAGCAAGTAACTGTCACCCCGAGTGTGTGAAGCTTCTGCTGCAG CGCGGAGCCCATGAAGACTCCATAGATTTCCACAGTCGAACACCATTACACTGTGCTG CCACCTCAGGGTGCGTTTCCAGCGTGCTCCTCTTCTGTGATGCCGAAGACACAGTTCTGGATGCTGCAGATGAT GATGGAAGGACGCCGCTTATGATTGCCGCCCAACGCAACCACCCAACGGTGTGCTCTCTGCTGCTGGATCGAGGAGCTCGGGTAGACCTGTGTGACCGGGACAGGAA GACAGCACTGCTTCTGGCCTGTGAGAAGGGCAACATCCAGGCTGCCGAAACtctgatcaccagaggagcggaccCGACACTGCACGATAGCAAAGGCTGCGATGCCCTGCATTACACCAGCCTGTTCAGGGACGAGGCGCTAAGAAAACTGGTCCAAACTGCACTGGACCGGAGGAAAAATAATG AGCTGCATCGAAATCATGACAGCCCTGCTGGCTCCAAG GCTGTTGGTCAGGCCCCTAGCAGAGAGCAGGAGCTGGGCAACATGTGGAAGAAAAGATATGAGGAAGAACAAAAACGTGGCGTGTGGCTTCAAGGAGAGCTGATGATGAAAACTCAAGAACTTGAAAGGATATCTGAGGAACATAGTGTTGAATGCAGCCGAATCAGAGACCTGACTGACACACTAGATATTCTACTAGAGGgtgacagtgaaaaatttaaacccAAGACAGAAGATTACCATATATCTGACACGTATGCTCTGCTGACACAACTTCTTGAGCAGGTTAAGTCCTTCAAAGATCAGCAGCTGAAAGAACGTAATCGTCAAGAAGAAACGATCGAAAACCTACATGCCAAATCTACCAAGACTGGATTAATGGAAAAACTGCACCAAGAAGAGATGCGACGTCTGCAGAGTGAAGCAGCTGCTGCCAGAGAAAAGGAAGAAGGTGCGCGCAGGAGAGTGACGGAGCTGGAGGGTCACCTGGAGAACATGAGAGAAGTGCTGTCACAGTTTGAGAAGAGGAAGCGAATACAGAGCACAGTGGTTGAAGATCTGCAGGAACAGATCTCAGAAGCCACACGTGAAAAGGAAGAGCTCCTGGTTCTTCTACAGAAACTACAGGAGCAAGAAGAAAATGTGGACAATATCTACCCAAAGAGACTTGAAAATGAACAAGCTTTACCGGATCACAATGTACTCagttatttaattaaaaaaatgaaaagtaaTTGCATTTATATAGATATAAAACAAAGCAATGGAACATCCCAAGGATGCTCCGGTTATGTGCCAAAAGATGTCCTGAAAAAAAATGTTGATGATTGGAAGTCATTGGTCACAGGGTTAGAGAACTACATGATGGCAGTAGAGAGACTGCAGCAGGACGTAGTCGCTATCAGGACTGAGAGTTTAGACCCTGTACTTATTAATGGTGCCACTGGGCAGCAAAGCAGTGAGCAGCGTCTATCGAGAAATACCAACGAACACTACAGACAAGTAGAAAATAACATAGCTTGCCTACACGCAAATGACCTGCACCAGAGTAAAAACAGCATAAACCAGCTGGAGAGTGGGTCAGCACAGGCCAACGACCTGGCAAAGAGCACAGACTCTTTAAAGCAGAAGATTACAGAATTAGAAGCACAGTTGTCATCTCTCAAGGTGACCCATGGCAATCTCCTCACCCACATGAACCACGTCGTTCAAGAAAAGCAGAATCTAGAAGAAGGGCTCCTCGCTCTGCAAGAAAGCATGCAGTCGGAATATACCATGAGACAGGAAACTGAAAAACGATGCAAAGACTACAAACACCAGATCTTGGTCCTGTCAGAAGAGCTGCTGACGGAACAAGACAAGTTGAAGAAGTTGAACACCAGATTGGAAGCTCAGCAGAATGAAATGATTGTGTTACGGGACAGTTTTCCTCCAGAGATCATTCGGGATGAAAACCGCAGATCTGTAGAAATGTTCAGTTCTGACATCTTGGAGGAGTTATATTGGAATGTTGGAACCCTCGTAAGGAAATACAACGATTCTATGCAGGAGGCGGCTGCTTTGCAGAAGGAAAACCTCAAGCTTCTGGATGATCAGGTGCAAACTATATCAATGACTGAACACAAAAACATTCTCAATGAGATAAAAAACCAGTTGCATGCTAAGATCATGGAAACGGAGGATGTAAAACAAAAGTTGTTCCAAACAACGGGCAGCGTGGTCGAACTTAAAGAACAATTGGCAGCTCAGACTTCCAACTCCATTCCAAAAGAAGAATTTGAGAACCGCTTGGTGGACCTGGAAAGGATAGTTACAGCTATGAAGGATGAGAATGAGGCTTGTAAAGTTGCTCTGGAGGGGAAATGCGAAGAAGTCATCGTCCTGAAACAACAACTGGAACAAGAGTCTGAAGAAGGACAGACTTTACGACATAAGGAAACCAGCATGGTCCAGGAGGTTGAGCACATCAGGACTGGTCTGGAGATCCAGATACAAGCTTTACAAGCTGAAGTTCAGGGTCTTTCTGAGAAATATATCCAGGTTTCAATAGAAGCTGAGGGCTGCCAAGGAGTACTTTCATCTGAGAAGGAGAAGGGAGTTCTTCTAGAGGGGAAAATTCACGAGCTTAACAAAGAAGTCAATGAACTGAGGATCAAATCCCAGAAGTATGAGGAAGAAAATGGTCACCTTAATGAAAAGTATGAACATATCTGCAAAGATACCAAGGAGAAACAGGCGAAG attgtggcatccatgaaggaggtggAGTCCTTGACTAAAGAAATCGTCCTGCAACATAAGCGATGCGAAGAATTGACCAGCAAACTTGAG GATACCAATAAACGTCACCAGGAAATAATCTCCATTTACAGATCGCACCTCCTCAACGCAGCTCAG GGCCACATGGATGAAGACGTCCACTTCACCTTACATTGGATTCTGAAAATGCAGAACGAAATGGTTTACTAA
- the ANKRD35 gene encoding ankyrin repeat domain-containing protein 35 isoform X2 produces the protein MCADNTLKRKRSQVDKWNRHDQKVLEAVEKGDAKKVSSILSKKQISATKTGPNGQSAFHLAASRGLVDCVSVILSHKVEINAKTDDGCTALHLAASNCHPECVKLLLQRGAHEDSIDFHSRTPLHCAATSGCVSSVLLFCDAEDTVLDAADDDGRTPLMIAAQRNHPTVCSLLLDRGARVDLCDRDRKTALLLACEKGNIQAAETLITRGADPTLHDSKGCDALHYTSLFRDEALRKLVQTALDRRKNNELHRNHDSPAGSKAVGQAPSREQELGNMWKKRYEEEQKRGVWLQGELMMKTQELERISEEHSVECSRIRDLTDTLDILLEGDSEKFKPKTEDYHISDTYALLTQLLEQVKSFKDQQLKERNRQEETIENLHAKSTKTGLMEKLHQEEMRRLQSEAAAAREKEEGARRRVTELEGHLENMREVLSQFEKRKRIQSTVVEDLQEQISEATREKEELLVLLQKLQEQEENVDNIYPKRLENEQALPDHNVLSYLIKKMKSNCIYIDIKQSNGTSQGCSGYVPKDVLKKNVDDWKSLVTGLENYMMAVERLQQDVVAIRTESLDPVLINGATGQQSSEQRLSRNTNEHYRQVENNIACLHANDLHQSKNSINQLESGSAQANDLAKSTDSLKQKITELEAQLSSLKVTHGNLLTHMNHVVQEKQNLEEGLLALQESMQSEYTMRQETEKRCKDYKHQILVLSEELLTEQDKLKKLNTRLEAQQNEMIVLRDSFPPEIIRDENRRSVEMFSSDILEELYWNVGTLVRKYNDSMQEAAALQKENLKLLDDQVQTISMTEHKNILNEIKNQLHAKIMETEDVKQKLFQTTGSVVELKEQLAAQTSNSIPKEEFENRLVDLERIVTAMKDENEACKVALEGKCEEVIVLKQQLEQESEEGQTLRHKETSMVQEVEHIRTGLEIQIQALQAEVQGLSEKYIQVSIEAEGCQGVLSSEKEKGVLLEGKIHELNKEVNELRIKSQKYEEENGHLNEKYEHICKDTKEKQAKIVASMKEVESLTKEIVLQHKRCEELTSKLEDTNKRHQEIISIYRSHLLNAAQGHMDEDVHFTLHWILKMQNEMVY, from the exons GTGGATAAGTGGAACCGACATGACCAGAAGGTTTTAGAAGCGGTGGAAAAGGGAGATGCCAAGAAAGTGTCCTCCATCTTGTCCAAGAAACAGATTAGTGCCACCAAAACCGGGCCGAACGGACAGTCAGC GTTCCATCTTGCTGCCTCCAGGGGACTCGTAGACTGCGTCAGTGTCATCTTATCCCATAAGGTTGAGATCAACGCCAAGACCGACGATG GTTGTACCGCTCTCCACCTGGCAGCAAGTAACTGTCACCCCGAGTGTGTGAAGCTTCTGCTGCAG CGCGGAGCCCATGAAGACTCCATAGATTTCCACAGTCGAACACCATTACACTGTGCTG CCACCTCAGGGTGCGTTTCCAGCGTGCTCCTCTTCTGTGATGCCGAAGACACAGTTCTGGATGCTGCAGATGAT GATGGAAGGACGCCGCTTATGATTGCCGCCCAACGCAACCACCCAACGGTGTGCTCTCTGCTGCTGGATCGAGGAGCTCGGGTAGACCTGTGTGACCGGGACAGGAA GACAGCACTGCTTCTGGCCTGTGAGAAGGGCAACATCCAGGCTGCCGAAACtctgatcaccagaggagcggaccCGACACTGCACGATAGCAAAGGCTGCGATGCCCTGCATTACACCAGCCTGTTCAGGGACGAGGCGCTAAGAAAACTGGTCCAAACTGCACTGGACCGGAGGAAAAATAATG AGCTGCATCGAAATCATGACAGCCCTGCTGGCTCCAAG GCTGTTGGTCAGGCCCCTAGCAGAGAGCAGGAGCTGGGCAACATGTGGAAGAAAAGATATGAGGAAGAACAAAAACGTGGCGTGTGGCTTCAAGGAGAGCTGATGATGAAAACTCAAGAACTTGAAAGGATATCTGAGGAACATAGTGTTGAATGCAGCCGAATCAGAGACCTGACTGACACACTAGATATTCTACTAGAGGgtgacagtgaaaaatttaaacccAAGACAGAAGATTACCATATATCTGACACGTATGCTCTGCTGACACAACTTCTTGAGCAGGTTAAGTCCTTCAAAGATCAGCAGCTGAAAGAACGTAATCGTCAAGAAGAAACGATCGAAAACCTACATGCCAAATCTACCAAGACTGGATTAATGGAAAAACTGCACCAAGAAGAGATGCGACGTCTGCAGAGTGAAGCAGCTGCTGCCAGAGAAAAGGAAGAAGGTGCGCGCAGGAGAGTGACGGAGCTGGAGGGTCACCTGGAGAACATGAGAGAAGTGCTGTCACAGTTTGAGAAGAGGAAGCGAATACAGAGCACAGTGGTTGAAGATCTGCAGGAACAGATCTCAGAAGCCACACGTGAAAAGGAAGAGCTCCTGGTTCTTCTACAGAAACTACAGGAGCAAGAAGAAAATGTGGACAATATCTACCCAAAGAGACTTGAAAATGAACAAGCTTTACCGGATCACAATGTACTCagttatttaattaaaaaaatgaaaagtaaTTGCATTTATATAGATATAAAACAAAGCAATGGAACATCCCAAGGATGCTCCGGTTATGTGCCAAAAGATGTCCTGAAAAAAAATGTTGATGATTGGAAGTCATTGGTCACAGGGTTAGAGAACTACATGATGGCAGTAGAGAGACTGCAGCAGGACGTAGTCGCTATCAGGACTGAGAGTTTAGACCCTGTACTTATTAATGGTGCCACTGGGCAGCAAAGCAGTGAGCAGCGTCTATCGAGAAATACCAACGAACACTACAGACAAGTAGAAAATAACATAGCTTGCCTACACGCAAATGACCTGCACCAGAGTAAAAACAGCATAAACCAGCTGGAGAGTGGGTCAGCACAGGCCAACGACCTGGCAAAGAGCACAGACTCTTTAAAGCAGAAGATTACAGAATTAGAAGCACAGTTGTCATCTCTCAAGGTGACCCATGGCAATCTCCTCACCCACATGAACCACGTCGTTCAAGAAAAGCAGAATCTAGAAGAAGGGCTCCTCGCTCTGCAAGAAAGCATGCAGTCGGAATATACCATGAGACAGGAAACTGAAAAACGATGCAAAGACTACAAACACCAGATCTTGGTCCTGTCAGAAGAGCTGCTGACGGAACAAGACAAGTTGAAGAAGTTGAACACCAGATTGGAAGCTCAGCAGAATGAAATGATTGTGTTACGGGACAGTTTTCCTCCAGAGATCATTCGGGATGAAAACCGCAGATCTGTAGAAATGTTCAGTTCTGACATCTTGGAGGAGTTATATTGGAATGTTGGAACCCTCGTAAGGAAATACAACGATTCTATGCAGGAGGCGGCTGCTTTGCAGAAGGAAAACCTCAAGCTTCTGGATGATCAGGTGCAAACTATATCAATGACTGAACACAAAAACATTCTCAATGAGATAAAAAACCAGTTGCATGCTAAGATCATGGAAACGGAGGATGTAAAACAAAAGTTGTTCCAAACAACGGGCAGCGTGGTCGAACTTAAAGAACAATTGGCAGCTCAGACTTCCAACTCCATTCCAAAAGAAGAATTTGAGAACCGCTTGGTGGACCTGGAAAGGATAGTTACAGCTATGAAGGATGAGAATGAGGCTTGTAAAGTTGCTCTGGAGGGGAAATGCGAAGAAGTCATCGTCCTGAAACAACAACTGGAACAAGAGTCTGAAGAAGGACAGACTTTACGACATAAGGAAACCAGCATGGTCCAGGAGGTTGAGCACATCAGGACTGGTCTGGAGATCCAGATACAAGCTTTACAAGCTGAAGTTCAGGGTCTTTCTGAGAAATATATCCAGGTTTCAATAGAAGCTGAGGGCTGCCAAGGAGTACTTTCATCTGAGAAGGAGAAGGGAGTTCTTCTAGAGGGGAAAATTCACGAGCTTAACAAAGAAGTCAATGAACTGAGGATCAAATCCCAGAAGTATGAGGAAGAAAATGGTCACCTTAATGAAAAGTATGAACATATCTGCAAAGATACCAAGGAGAAACAGGCGAAG attgtggcatccatgaaggaggtggAGTCCTTGACTAAAGAAATCGTCCTGCAACATAAGCGATGCGAAGAATTGACCAGCAAACTTGAG GATACCAATAAACGTCACCAGGAAATAATCTCCATTTACAGATCGCACCTCCTCAACGCAGCTCAG GGCCACATGGATGAAGACGTCCACTTCACCTTACATTGGATTCTGAAAATGCAGAACGAAATGGTTTACTAA
- the ANKRD35 gene encoding ankyrin repeat domain-containing protein 35 isoform X1, protein MKKIFSCSTSQFPVDKWNRHDQKVLEAVEKGDAKKVSSILSKKQISATKTGPNGQSAFHLAASRGLVDCVSVILSHKVEINAKTDDGCTALHLAASNCHPECVKLLLQRGAHEDSIDFHSRTPLHCAATSGCVSSVLLFCDAEDTVLDAADDDGRTPLMIAAQRNHPTVCSLLLDRGARVDLCDRDRKTALLLACEKGNIQAAETLITRGADPTLHDSKGCDALHYTSLFRDEALRKLVQTALDRRKNNELHRNHDSPAGSKAVGQAPSREQELGNMWKKRYEEEQKRGVWLQGELMMKTQELERISEEHSVECSRIRDLTDTLDILLEGDSEKFKPKTEDYHISDTYALLTQLLEQVKSFKDQQLKERNRQEETIENLHAKSTKTGLMEKLHQEEMRRLQSEAAAAREKEEGARRRVTELEGHLENMREVLSQFEKRKRIQSTVVEDLQEQISEATREKEELLVLLQKLQEQEENVDNIYPKRLENEQALPDHNVLSYLIKKMKSNCIYIDIKQSNGTSQGCSGYVPKDVLKKNVDDWKSLVTGLENYMMAVERLQQDVVAIRTESLDPVLINGATGQQSSEQRLSRNTNEHYRQVENNIACLHANDLHQSKNSINQLESGSAQANDLAKSTDSLKQKITELEAQLSSLKVTHGNLLTHMNHVVQEKQNLEEGLLALQESMQSEYTMRQETEKRCKDYKHQILVLSEELLTEQDKLKKLNTRLEAQQNEMIVLRDSFPPEIIRDENRRSVEMFSSDILEELYWNVGTLVRKYNDSMQEAAALQKENLKLLDDQVQTISMTEHKNILNEIKNQLHAKIMETEDVKQKLFQTTGSVVELKEQLAAQTSNSIPKEEFENRLVDLERIVTAMKDENEACKVALEGKCEEVIVLKQQLEQESEEGQTLRHKETSMVQEVEHIRTGLEIQIQALQAEVQGLSEKYIQVSIEAEGCQGVLSSEKEKGVLLEGKIHELNKEVNELRIKSQKYEEENGHLNEKYEHICKDTKEKQAKIVASMKEVESLTKEIVLQHKRCEELTSKLEDTNKRHQEIISIYRSHLLNAAQGHMDEDVHFTLHWILKMQNEMVY, encoded by the exons GTGGATAAGTGGAACCGACATGACCAGAAGGTTTTAGAAGCGGTGGAAAAGGGAGATGCCAAGAAAGTGTCCTCCATCTTGTCCAAGAAACAGATTAGTGCCACCAAAACCGGGCCGAACGGACAGTCAGC GTTCCATCTTGCTGCCTCCAGGGGACTCGTAGACTGCGTCAGTGTCATCTTATCCCATAAGGTTGAGATCAACGCCAAGACCGACGATG GTTGTACCGCTCTCCACCTGGCAGCAAGTAACTGTCACCCCGAGTGTGTGAAGCTTCTGCTGCAG CGCGGAGCCCATGAAGACTCCATAGATTTCCACAGTCGAACACCATTACACTGTGCTG CCACCTCAGGGTGCGTTTCCAGCGTGCTCCTCTTCTGTGATGCCGAAGACACAGTTCTGGATGCTGCAGATGAT GATGGAAGGACGCCGCTTATGATTGCCGCCCAACGCAACCACCCAACGGTGTGCTCTCTGCTGCTGGATCGAGGAGCTCGGGTAGACCTGTGTGACCGGGACAGGAA GACAGCACTGCTTCTGGCCTGTGAGAAGGGCAACATCCAGGCTGCCGAAACtctgatcaccagaggagcggaccCGACACTGCACGATAGCAAAGGCTGCGATGCCCTGCATTACACCAGCCTGTTCAGGGACGAGGCGCTAAGAAAACTGGTCCAAACTGCACTGGACCGGAGGAAAAATAATG AGCTGCATCGAAATCATGACAGCCCTGCTGGCTCCAAG GCTGTTGGTCAGGCCCCTAGCAGAGAGCAGGAGCTGGGCAACATGTGGAAGAAAAGATATGAGGAAGAACAAAAACGTGGCGTGTGGCTTCAAGGAGAGCTGATGATGAAAACTCAAGAACTTGAAAGGATATCTGAGGAACATAGTGTTGAATGCAGCCGAATCAGAGACCTGACTGACACACTAGATATTCTACTAGAGGgtgacagtgaaaaatttaaacccAAGACAGAAGATTACCATATATCTGACACGTATGCTCTGCTGACACAACTTCTTGAGCAGGTTAAGTCCTTCAAAGATCAGCAGCTGAAAGAACGTAATCGTCAAGAAGAAACGATCGAAAACCTACATGCCAAATCTACCAAGACTGGATTAATGGAAAAACTGCACCAAGAAGAGATGCGACGTCTGCAGAGTGAAGCAGCTGCTGCCAGAGAAAAGGAAGAAGGTGCGCGCAGGAGAGTGACGGAGCTGGAGGGTCACCTGGAGAACATGAGAGAAGTGCTGTCACAGTTTGAGAAGAGGAAGCGAATACAGAGCACAGTGGTTGAAGATCTGCAGGAACAGATCTCAGAAGCCACACGTGAAAAGGAAGAGCTCCTGGTTCTTCTACAGAAACTACAGGAGCAAGAAGAAAATGTGGACAATATCTACCCAAAGAGACTTGAAAATGAACAAGCTTTACCGGATCACAATGTACTCagttatttaattaaaaaaatgaaaagtaaTTGCATTTATATAGATATAAAACAAAGCAATGGAACATCCCAAGGATGCTCCGGTTATGTGCCAAAAGATGTCCTGAAAAAAAATGTTGATGATTGGAAGTCATTGGTCACAGGGTTAGAGAACTACATGATGGCAGTAGAGAGACTGCAGCAGGACGTAGTCGCTATCAGGACTGAGAGTTTAGACCCTGTACTTATTAATGGTGCCACTGGGCAGCAAAGCAGTGAGCAGCGTCTATCGAGAAATACCAACGAACACTACAGACAAGTAGAAAATAACATAGCTTGCCTACACGCAAATGACCTGCACCAGAGTAAAAACAGCATAAACCAGCTGGAGAGTGGGTCAGCACAGGCCAACGACCTGGCAAAGAGCACAGACTCTTTAAAGCAGAAGATTACAGAATTAGAAGCACAGTTGTCATCTCTCAAGGTGACCCATGGCAATCTCCTCACCCACATGAACCACGTCGTTCAAGAAAAGCAGAATCTAGAAGAAGGGCTCCTCGCTCTGCAAGAAAGCATGCAGTCGGAATATACCATGAGACAGGAAACTGAAAAACGATGCAAAGACTACAAACACCAGATCTTGGTCCTGTCAGAAGAGCTGCTGACGGAACAAGACAAGTTGAAGAAGTTGAACACCAGATTGGAAGCTCAGCAGAATGAAATGATTGTGTTACGGGACAGTTTTCCTCCAGAGATCATTCGGGATGAAAACCGCAGATCTGTAGAAATGTTCAGTTCTGACATCTTGGAGGAGTTATATTGGAATGTTGGAACCCTCGTAAGGAAATACAACGATTCTATGCAGGAGGCGGCTGCTTTGCAGAAGGAAAACCTCAAGCTTCTGGATGATCAGGTGCAAACTATATCAATGACTGAACACAAAAACATTCTCAATGAGATAAAAAACCAGTTGCATGCTAAGATCATGGAAACGGAGGATGTAAAACAAAAGTTGTTCCAAACAACGGGCAGCGTGGTCGAACTTAAAGAACAATTGGCAGCTCAGACTTCCAACTCCATTCCAAAAGAAGAATTTGAGAACCGCTTGGTGGACCTGGAAAGGATAGTTACAGCTATGAAGGATGAGAATGAGGCTTGTAAAGTTGCTCTGGAGGGGAAATGCGAAGAAGTCATCGTCCTGAAACAACAACTGGAACAAGAGTCTGAAGAAGGACAGACTTTACGACATAAGGAAACCAGCATGGTCCAGGAGGTTGAGCACATCAGGACTGGTCTGGAGATCCAGATACAAGCTTTACAAGCTGAAGTTCAGGGTCTTTCTGAGAAATATATCCAGGTTTCAATAGAAGCTGAGGGCTGCCAAGGAGTACTTTCATCTGAGAAGGAGAAGGGAGTTCTTCTAGAGGGGAAAATTCACGAGCTTAACAAAGAAGTCAATGAACTGAGGATCAAATCCCAGAAGTATGAGGAAGAAAATGGTCACCTTAATGAAAAGTATGAACATATCTGCAAAGATACCAAGGAGAAACAGGCGAAG attgtggcatccatgaaggaggtggAGTCCTTGACTAAAGAAATCGTCCTGCAACATAAGCGATGCGAAGAATTGACCAGCAAACTTGAG GATACCAATAAACGTCACCAGGAAATAATCTCCATTTACAGATCGCACCTCCTCAACGCAGCTCAG GGCCACATGGATGAAGACGTCCACTTCACCTTACATTGGATTCTGAAAATGCAGAACGAAATGGTTTACTAA